A single Pseudomonas brassicacearum DNA region contains:
- a CDS encoding aldehyde dehydrogenase family protein, with translation MSDIALLPQVEAFLARHHALFIDGGYVQSQSSQTLDVVNPATGQVIAQVSDAAPADIDVAVASSRRGFKQWSQTAPAVRGHVLLKLADLLERNREELAQIETCQSGKIIHISRAFEVDQAAHFLRYYAGWATKINGETITPSLPSFAGERYTAFTLREPVGVVVGIVPWNFSTMIAIWKLASALVTGCSIIIKPSEFTPLTILRIAELAIEAGLPAGALNVLTGGGQVGKGLIEHPGTNKVSFTGSVPTGLAVGQAAMGAGLTRATLELGGKNAAGFLRDIDPEVAVNGIIEAGFLHSGQICAAAERFFVHRSQIESIMDELAQRLSKLTIGSPLDERTEFGPVTNRQHQHKLAEFFAKARAQNNTIVHGGKLIDGPGCYVEPTIILAHRRDDSLLNEETFGPIATFFPYDSEEELLELMNDTPYGLSASLWTNDLGKALRMVPAIEAGTVWVNMHTLLDPAVPFGGSKSSGIGREFGSAFIDDYTELKSVMIRY, from the coding sequence ATGAGCGATATTGCCCTGCTGCCTCAGGTCGAAGCCTTTCTCGCCAGACATCACGCCCTGTTCATCGACGGTGGTTATGTCCAAAGCCAGAGCAGCCAGACGCTGGACGTCGTCAACCCTGCTACCGGCCAAGTCATCGCCCAGGTCAGCGACGCCGCTCCCGCCGACATTGATGTGGCGGTGGCGTCGTCCCGCCGCGGCTTCAAGCAGTGGTCCCAAACGGCACCTGCGGTCCGCGGCCATGTGCTGCTCAAGTTGGCTGACTTGCTGGAACGCAACCGCGAAGAGCTGGCGCAGATCGAAACCTGCCAGTCGGGGAAGATCATCCACATCTCCCGGGCCTTCGAAGTCGACCAGGCCGCACATTTCCTGCGCTACTACGCCGGCTGGGCGACCAAGATCAACGGCGAGACGATCACCCCCTCATTGCCGTCCTTCGCGGGCGAACGCTACACCGCGTTCACCTTGCGCGAACCGGTCGGTGTGGTGGTCGGTATCGTGCCGTGGAATTTCTCCACCATGATCGCCATCTGGAAACTGGCCTCAGCCCTGGTGACCGGTTGCAGCATCATCATCAAGCCCAGCGAGTTCACCCCACTGACCATCCTGCGCATCGCTGAACTGGCCATCGAGGCCGGCCTTCCAGCCGGTGCCCTGAACGTGCTGACCGGCGGCGGCCAGGTGGGCAAAGGGCTGATCGAACACCCAGGCACCAACAAGGTCTCGTTCACCGGTTCCGTGCCCACCGGCCTGGCGGTGGGCCAGGCGGCCATGGGTGCCGGGTTGACTCGTGCGACCTTGGAGCTGGGCGGGAAGAATGCGGCGGGGTTCCTGCGTGATATCGACCCCGAGGTGGCGGTCAACGGCATCATCGAGGCGGGCTTTCTGCATTCGGGGCAGATCTGCGCTGCAGCGGAACGGTTCTTTGTCCATCGCTCGCAGATCGAGTCGATCATGGACGAACTGGCCCAGCGCCTGAGCAAACTCACCATCGGCTCGCCCCTGGACGAACGCACTGAATTCGGTCCGGTGACCAACCGCCAGCACCAGCACAAACTCGCAGAATTCTTCGCCAAGGCCCGTGCACAGAACAACACCATCGTCCATGGCGGCAAGCTGATCGATGGGCCGGGTTGCTATGTGGAGCCGACCATCATCCTCGCCCATCGCCGCGATGACAGCCTGCTCAACGAAGAAACCTTCGGCCCGATCGCCACGTTCTTCCCTTACGACAGTGAAGAGGAACTGCTGGAGCTGATGAACGATACCCCCTACGGCCTGAGCGCCAGCCTCTGGACCAACGACCTGGGCAAAGCCCTGCGCATGGTCCCCGCCATCGAAGCCGGTACGGTCTGGGTGAACATGCACACCCTGCTCGACCCGGCCGTGCCTTTTGGCGGCAGCAAATCTTCTGGGATAGGCCGTGAATTCGGCAGTGCATTCATTGACGACTACACCGAGCTGAAATCGGTGATGATCCGCTACTGA
- a CDS encoding efflux RND transporter permease subunit, translating into MKDDRIQTVIGRQEDFDRTSGNFAERAIFNHRPLVILLCLLVTLVLGWQATRIGINASYEKTIPTGHPYVANFLENRKELSGLGNSLRIAVEVKQGSIFTKDYLDTLARLNDELYLLPGVDRPYMKSLWTPTTRWTAVTEDGLDGGTVIPDDYDGSATSLEQVRTNVARSGEVGQLVAGNFKSSVIFVPLLEINPQTGKALDYGEFSRQLEALRDKYQTDDLRIHITGFTKIVGDLIEGMTQVLLFFVVAVLVTVLVLFGYTRCARSTLVVVICSLAAVLWQLGLLALLGYELDPYSALVPFLVFAIGMSHGAQKMNGIMQDIGRGTHRVVAARYTFRRLFAAGITALLCDAVGFAVLLLINIRVIQDLAITASLGVAVLIFTNLILLPILLSYIGVSPAAAQRSLSSETTEQQAQIKHPLWRMLDLFTQRRWAIGGMLAGLLLAAFGFAVSLHLKIGDLDPGAPELRADSRYNRDALFMTQNYAASSDIFVVMIKTPEDQCTRYASLSAVDALAWQLEQLPGVESTTSMAALSKIATAGYNEGNFKWYELIPNDGALGAVQTRAPRELFNQGCSMLSLYVYLADHKADTLNRVVEASEHFIAGHPMPEVKFMLAAGSAGIEAATNIVVKKSMREMLFWVYGAVSLLCLLTFRSWRATLCAMLPLMLTSILCEALMVGLGMGVKVATLPVIALGVGIGVDYALYVLSVILARMRAGDTLAQAYYQALLFTGKVVLLTGMTLAVAVSTWAFSPIKFQADMGILLAFMFLVNMLGALILLPALAWLLLPQKVFLKKPELSRQQRWVRG; encoded by the coding sequence TTGAAAGACGACAGAATCCAAACCGTGATCGGCCGCCAGGAAGACTTTGACCGGACGTCAGGCAACTTCGCTGAGCGGGCGATCTTCAACCATCGACCGCTGGTGATCCTGCTGTGCCTGTTGGTGACGTTGGTGCTCGGTTGGCAAGCCACGCGCATCGGCATCAATGCCAGCTACGAGAAGACCATCCCCACGGGGCATCCCTACGTCGCCAATTTCCTGGAGAATCGCAAGGAGCTGAGTGGCCTGGGCAACTCGCTGCGCATCGCCGTGGAGGTCAAGCAGGGGAGTATCTTCACCAAGGACTACCTCGACACCCTGGCCAGGCTCAACGACGAGCTCTATCTGCTGCCGGGTGTCGACCGCCCCTACATGAAATCCTTATGGACCCCGACCACACGCTGGACCGCGGTGACCGAAGACGGGCTCGACGGCGGCACGGTGATCCCCGATGACTACGACGGCTCGGCCACCAGCCTCGAGCAGGTGCGGACCAATGTGGCCCGCTCCGGTGAAGTCGGTCAATTGGTCGCCGGCAACTTCAAGTCCAGCGTGATCTTCGTGCCACTGCTGGAAATCAATCCGCAGACGGGCAAGGCGCTGGACTATGGCGAGTTTTCCCGGCAACTGGAGGCGTTGCGAGACAAGTACCAGACTGACGACCTGCGGATCCATATCACCGGCTTTACCAAGATCGTCGGCGACCTGATCGAGGGGATGACCCAGGTACTGCTGTTCTTCGTGGTGGCGGTACTGGTGACGGTACTGGTGCTGTTTGGCTACACCCGTTGTGCGCGAAGCACCTTGGTGGTGGTGATCTGTTCATTGGCGGCGGTGCTTTGGCAACTGGGGCTTCTGGCCCTGCTCGGTTATGAGCTGGACCCGTACTCGGCATTGGTGCCGTTCCTGGTGTTCGCCATCGGCATGAGCCATGGCGCGCAGAAGATGAATGGCATCATGCAGGACATCGGCCGTGGCACTCACCGGGTGGTTGCCGCGCGCTATACCTTCCGCCGATTGTTCGCCGCCGGCATCACCGCTTTGCTCTGTGATGCGGTGGGCTTCGCCGTGTTGCTGTTGATCAACATTCGGGTCATCCAGGACCTGGCGATCACCGCAAGCCTCGGGGTGGCGGTGTTGATCTTCACCAACCTGATCCTGTTGCCGATCCTGCTCAGCTATATCGGCGTCAGCCCGGCGGCGGCGCAACGCAGCCTGAGCTCGGAAACCACCGAGCAACAAGCGCAGATCAAGCATCCCTTGTGGCGTATGCTCGATTTGTTCACCCAACGGCGCTGGGCCATTGGCGGCATGTTGGCGGGCCTGCTGTTGGCCGCGTTTGGGTTTGCCGTGAGCCTGCACCTGAAAATCGGCGACCTGGACCCAGGTGCCCCGGAGTTGCGTGCCGACTCGCGCTACAACCGCGATGCGTTGTTCATGACCCAGAACTATGCGGCCAGCTCGGATATTTTCGTGGTCATGATCAAGACCCCGGAAGATCAATGCACCCGTTACGCCAGCCTGTCGGCGGTGGATGCGCTGGCCTGGCAACTGGAGCAATTGCCCGGCGTGGAATCGACCACCTCGATGGCTGCGCTGAGCAAGATCGCCACGGCCGGTTATAACGAAGGCAACTTCAAATGGTATGAACTGATCCCCAATGACGGCGCACTGGGGGCCGTGCAAACCCGCGCCCCGCGAGAGCTGTTCAATCAGGGCTGTTCGATGCTGTCGCTGTACGTCTACCTGGCCGACCACAAGGCTGACACCCTGAACCGGGTAGTGGAAGCCAGTGAGCACTTCATTGCCGGGCATCCGATGCCGGAGGTCAAGTTCATGCTCGCGGCCGGCAGTGCGGGGATCGAAGCGGCGACCAATATCGTGGTGAAGAAATCCATGCGCGAGATGCTGTTCTGGGTCTACGGCGCGGTCAGCCTGTTATGTTTGCTGACCTTCCGCAGCTGGCGCGCAACCCTGTGCGCGATGTTGCCGCTGATGCTCACCTCGATCCTGTGCGAGGCGCTGATGGTGGGGCTGGGCATGGGGGTGAAAGTCGCGACACTGCCGGTCATTGCACTGGGGGTGGGCATCGGGGTCGATTATGCACTCTATGTGTTGAGCGTGATCCTGGCGCGAATGCGTGCCGGCGACACCCTGGCCCAGGCGTATTACCAGGCGCTGCTGTTCACCGGCAAAGTGGTGTTGCTGACGGGCATGACTTTGGCTGTGGCGGTGTCGACCTGGGCTTTTTCGCCGATCAAGTTCCAGGCGGATATGGGAATTTTGCTGGCCTTCATGTTTTTGGTGAACATGCTGGGCGCCTTGATCCTGCTGCCGGCGTTGGCCTGGTTGCTGTTGCCGCAGAAGGTGTTTTTAAAAAAGCCTGAACTGAGCCGGCAGCAACGGTGGGTTCGGGGCTGA
- a CDS encoding WD40/YVTN/BNR-like repeat-containing protein, producing the protein MNVEKNFAQRSPLWGVFALVASLLMSVPLVAQATTLAVLQQPALPTAKAQRAVLLGLARAGERLVAVGERGIVLLSDDAGMSWRQAKVPVSVSLTAVQFVDAEQGWAVGHLGVVLHTQDGGQTWQKQLDGERAIALAVQVAERDADQPGGASHLAQARRLLEDGPDKPFLDLYFSDRLHGYVVGAYNQIYRTDDGGRSWQPWMRHVDNPQGLNLYGIRALGNDLWLVGERGLLLRSTDAGQSFQALKSPYEGSFFGLLGTRDGALVVYGLRGNAWWSGDRGNSWRRLDTGIESTLASALELRDGGLLLASQSGELLFSHDQGRSFDKRQSRSGGTVAAVQQAVDGSLASVGLTGVAADQDPRAAGQP; encoded by the coding sequence ATGAACGTTGAAAAAAACTTTGCGCAGCGCAGTCCGCTATGGGGTGTTTTCGCCTTGGTGGCGAGCCTGTTGATGAGCGTGCCCTTGGTTGCACAGGCCACGACATTGGCCGTGCTGCAACAGCCGGCATTGCCGACCGCCAAGGCCCAGCGTGCGGTATTGCTCGGGCTGGCCCGGGCCGGCGAACGCCTGGTGGCGGTCGGTGAGCGCGGGATCGTGCTGCTCTCCGATGACGCTGGAATGAGTTGGCGCCAGGCCAAGGTGCCGGTCAGCGTCAGCCTGACGGCGGTGCAATTCGTCGATGCCGAGCAGGGCTGGGCGGTCGGTCATCTGGGCGTGGTGCTGCACACCCAGGACGGCGGGCAAACCTGGCAAAAGCAACTCGACGGTGAGCGTGCCATCGCATTGGCGGTGCAGGTTGCTGAGCGCGATGCCGATCAACCGGGCGGTGCCAGCCACTTGGCACAGGCACGGCGCCTGCTCGAGGACGGACCGGATAAACCGTTTCTCGACCTGTACTTCAGTGACCGCCTGCACGGCTACGTCGTGGGCGCCTACAACCAGATCTACCGTACCGACGACGGCGGGCGAAGCTGGCAGCCGTGGATGCGGCATGTGGACAATCCACAGGGCTTGAACCTGTATGGCATCCGCGCCTTGGGCAACGATCTGTGGCTGGTGGGCGAGCGCGGACTGCTGTTGCGTTCGACCGATGCCGGGCAGTCATTCCAGGCTTTGAAGTCACCGTATGAGGGCAGCTTCTTCGGTCTGCTCGGCACCCGCGATGGCGCCTTGGTGGTCTATGGCTTGCGTGGAAACGCCTGGTGGTCCGGTGATCGTGGCAACAGTTGGCGACGCCTTGACACCGGTATCGAATCGACACTGGCAAGCGCCCTCGAACTGCGCGACGGCGGCCTGTTATTGGCCAGCCAGAGTGGTGAACTTTTATTCAGTCACGACCAGGGGCGCAGCTTTGACAAGCGACAAAGCCGTAGCGGCGGGACGGTCGCTGCCGTGCAACAGGCAGTCGACGGCAGCCTGGCCAGCGTCGGTTTGACCGGCGTGGCCGCTGACCAGGATCCGCGGGCCGCAGGTCAACCTTGA